attgtggtgtggtgttggtggttacatcatcatgatcaccattatcatcatcaatcttcGACGATGGTTTCTAACCAATTCAAACGTCataaccacacacacacacagcatgATAATAaggaccagaaaaaaaactatttgttatgatggcttttttttaatttcattttttttttcataaccACCTCCAccctattatcatcatcatcatcatcatcatcatcgcatATCAGGTATGTTCAATCTAttttctgtgtttgtgtggtTAGTTGGTTGGtagattattaatttttttttcatccatttattcTAATTCAGCCAATGTTGAACCCGTTAATCACTTGAATGAcgatcatatttttttttgttttgttttgttgtggCAATTTACCAATTGGTGTTAAAcggcatcatcattttttttctgtgtgtatgCCGGTACATTGTTACATTATACTTttttatatacacacacaacacacacacataccatCTTCTATTGCGGgtatatcgattttttttcatttttatgattatggcgtcatcatcagcatGTGTATgtgccaacaacaacaacatgaatcCAGTTCactaggtttttttttgtctggtttttctacttttgatttttttttttggttctttcaatcaatatttcaGGTAAGTTTTgttatgttgttgtattttatGTTTTCTAAATAAATCTtgtccattttgttttgttttttgtttttttttatttagaatCATCAACCCCATGAATCGTTTTTGGTTATATCTAATTGTTACATGATTGTGTGGTGATTTATTTACTTGGctaatcaagaaaaaaactactgATATGGCAGATAAATagacaaaatcaaatcaattgtaaAGCAAACctgtatgtgtgtctgtgtgtgtatttattTGTGGATTTACTTGgatttaataatttcattccattacAGATATTTGTATCTACCTGTTCGATTAATGATTAACCCATTCTATCAGGCATATATAAATTGTTTAAAgtatgtaataataataacaacaagattacggaatgaataaattggtcatcatcatcattcacacatACACGATACAATATATTGTATGGtaattttcaacaaccaTTTACACCGAGATGGTTATCATCAGATCAACACATGCATTTTGTATTTCAATATCATAAATGGATCTAATTTTCATTGGCAATTCAAATAGTTTGGTGgtaatgtatatatattaatattaacaTGAATATATCTGATCTaacaaatttaattcatactagatcatcatctgaattGCTCAATTCAATAGATATATAGGTAGTGAAACCATCAATAATACAATTTTTATGGAAAGCACggaaattttcgttttttttcaagtgtgaacataataataataattggccATCCCATTCACAAACCCTCTATACAATTATATGGAtggattatttatttatttattcggtGTTGATCTATATCTGTGTTTTTTGTATGTGATCGACAcggttgattgatttaactATATCTTTGGCCATCTCTATaggtcgattttttttttgtattgtgGTCAAAATTTATCGTTGGCccgatgatggtggtggtggtgatgggaaaagaataataacatttttttctggagaTAATTGTCCACGGTAAGTAAATGGTTTAActgatgaattatttgatgaaaatctcATGTCAACCGTTTCTTTCCACACACTAATAGGAATAGAATGTATCGAAATGTCATACGTATTgggattgttttttattattttctacGATCCTGAAACTGTCATCATTGCTTCACatgggaaaaatttttttttggtcacaaatatcgattttaatgatgaGCAAAGCTGTCAATcgtcttttcttttttttttggttctatTGATGTGATCACATGGACAAGGCAAGccgtttggttttttttttgcgagttggtcatcatttgatgttgttgttgttgttgttgttgtggaatCAAATACATCTGTCTATCGAATGCCAAattgcatacacacacaaacacatcgtcgtaaatgattgtttttgcgACAATTTGGTCGTTAATCtctatttttctgtttttgtctgtgtgtatgttcgACAAGGTAGGtatttattttaataaaataaacctGCATATATAGAGATTAACCTTTGaacttttgtttgttttaattattttttttctaatattatcatcagtgGCGGCAAAACTAAAATTTTCTCGTTTATGAATCATGAAATTGAAGATTTGAACAATGTCACCTTTTTCAATGTATCGATTATTTTGCTTCCGCATAACaaaaaatctttcatttACATGTTGGCCATTACATaatgtctgtttgtttgtctttcATTCCATacatttgtgtgtttttattGCGAATTCCGTTGCTTATAATTGATAAATCAGTTGTTCAGCACTGACACTTGTTGACACACATATATCATGTACAATGGTAAGGcccatttgaatttttttttgttttgttttcgttgtctGATGTTGATCAGCTAAGTGATTCATTTCTTCACTGTATaccattcatcaatcaatacattgatgatgattgtataaGGGCAAATGACCCCGTTTGTGACTTTGATCAAGTTATCctaatttgatcaatttaattattcaaaacaaaatagaaacaaaaaaaaaatctttcccttcaacaacaacaacaacaatgatgatgatgattcgagaattccaaaacaaatgaaaataacattattggccaaattattgaaaagaatGGCGCCAtggattcattatttttattggaaTTTGACCCTTATtcagttcttttttttcatatattgtgCCGATCAAATtctcaaacaacaacaacaacaacaaaaaactataGCTGTATGCGTGCATTGGTCATTGAAATCGAAAACTACATTTGTTttctcaatgtttttttcgtgaatgtgtgtgtgtgtgtgaaccagaaaaaaaacttttcaatgGATTGTAAAAGTTCATTGACTGAAACAGGAACactacatacatacatacataccaCCAGAGTGCCATAAATCTAGATCTAGTTAGTATTATAAGGTTGAGGTCGAGATCATATCACATTGCATAACATTACATTCTTTAGTCGACCGACTTATATATATGAACCGATATTTTTGTGTCTGGTCAAAGTCTAGTTTGCctattatgtttttttttcattgaataaaaattctgaaaactTTTGAGAAAATAACACCTGctttcttcgttttttttttcttccatttctCTTTAGGTTATGCTAATGGTTGCCGTTAACATGGATGAACGGCTCTTggatgagtttttttttatatgaagATTCAACCATCCACGTCTGTTGGtgtgaccatcatcatcattatgatgatggataatgCTTGGCCATGAAAtgggaaaataaaaacaaaaggaAATTAGGCCCATTAGgcacaatcaatcaattatgatGTGTGTCtaacatcattattggttATGATGAACATATTCAGATCCATGAATATCCATCGATGTTGATGCGATGTGTAAGATTATGTGACTTTCACTGTTTCctatttttaaattgacttttaatttgaaatttttgtttttttttcatgcaaCAGGTTACATATATTAACCCTATGTGGGagtgtattttattttgcgTTTGGAATGTGTTTATCTTTTTATTCTATCACACGCATCGATTTTATCCAGGCATGAATCCTGttttgatgaagaaaaaaaataaatttatgcATATACCATGAATTATGAACCAATGATCATTTGCATCACATCGAATCGTTTATGGAAAGAAATGGCCATCTATATGATTCAAATTAcacccacccacacacacacacacagatggttttttttacctggatcttttttttttttttgactacaAAATGTCATGAATTACGTGCACTATCTTATGGATCGGTGGATTTCTTTCCACAACCACCACAAGCAGCTAATCTCTCCCACACATGCTGAGATCATTGACAAGATCTTAACGTTTAGTGTGTTGTggatgaaaagaattttttcgtattgctttccaatcatcattatcatcattatcatcatcgtcatcatcgtcaaaattcaagatttgactaaatgatgatgaaatttgcaAATCAAATTACCATGAAGacgaaaaatgtttttttttttggctgaaaacaaaaaaaaatttttttttttgcttcctGTACAAATCGTTTTGTTTCgcattttaatcatcatcatcgtcgtcatcatcatcatcatcgacgcTTCGTTACAATACATAAAAACATCATTAGATTATATATAGAGATAGATagaaaacaggaaaaaaaaatctctggCCACCATCAACCAAAATAACGTACAACACATagatagcaacaacaacaacaacaacaacaactcgATAAATAGACATAGACAAACTATCtctttcttgtttttcacaaaaaaaaaatttttgataatgtCAGCTCTTAAGTTtgagtttttctttctatttcacttttacattttatcattaaccATAATCTAATATGTGGTGTTTGATAGTTggttgcaatttttttttttttttttttttggtttattgCTCAAAATTATTGTCAAAACACCACAtgcatttatttatcatatctagctatttatttattatattgtatTCATGTAGACTTTAGTTTTagtggtagaaaaaaaaagaatatccAAAGATAGAATCAACATTAACatcgaagaagaagaagaagaagaaataaaGGTAATCTCAACAATTTATTggcgtcgtcgtcgtcgtcgtcatagTTGTAaacaaaagatgatgatgatgatcataaatgattatggttgccatatatcatcatatcacattgttgatgattatgataatgagcATCAAGAATATAAGACAAATATTCCTTTTGTTGTAATCAGTAACGGTGACTGggttatatatatatttttttttacccgattattattgttattattaccgGTACATTTCCATAGTAATTGTTTTTCgattatgatggtgatgatgaaatatattttgttgaCGAAAACTGGAACGATATACTATCGACCAGccagccaacaacaacaacaacaaaaaaaacttgtagaatgtttgatgatgatgatgattcgattgcaatctatttttttttctctctctagAATGTGTGTAAacatggcaaaaaaaaaaaaaatgaaaatgagtaACAATTGTTTGTCCATTCGATGaggatataaaaaaaaatccaattgttttgtaattttgtttatcaatatACCTGATAACTGTCTCTGATATCGCGGATccttattattttgttgttgttgttgtttttttgtcattgatagcaatttgattatgatgatgatgatgattgattgattgattgaaataaaaaaggatccaaatcgaatgaatgagggttcgatttatatatttttttttatcccacaatatttacaaatcaattgaattttcatttagattatcattatcatcatcatcatcatcatcaaattgatatcatcatttgatgatgataaccatGTCATGTCTTGTTTGTTTACATTGTCaacgtgatgatgatgatgatgttgttgttgtttacccAGGCTAGCCGTCAATGTtgtaacaaataataaaccagaagaaaaaaaaacaatcatatcAATTCCATAATTGGGAATGGAATTCTTTCCAATATTCCACCATCGATTGTGTACGGggacaacttttttttttggtaaaaaaattcattcattcatttaaattcaaaaacaaaaagaaaaatgaaaacgaaaatttgttcaatcaaCCGACTAttagtgtgtgtgcgtatgtTGTTTTGGTATTGATGATTTGCGTGACTTTTACCTCACACACGCAGAACTTTTAAATTTTGCtccatgtttgtttgttgattcaaaCAACCATTTGAACCCTACGGccatgatgctgatgatgatgatgatggccaggTGACATTgactatacacacacacacacacacacacacaaaggtCAATTCGAATGACAAttgtttgtcgttgttaGGTCGATTGTTCGTTGTTTTGtccaaaacgaaaaacaaaacatccaTAGCTATtgtcaatgaaattttgtttttattataatagtagtcatcatttataataattatcattttgttataaaaatgaatgaattcaatatcgattcattttctggttgaaaaaagaaaaacaaattttcaatttaattttttttttctttcttctttctgGTAAATGAATTGTATGCATGCAGGTGGCTTGTTTGTGATATTCGGGATTTGTTCGCCAATTGGCACCCTATGTATCTGGTGATggcgtgtgtgtttgtgttttttttttttggtgatgtCAATTAGTGGCTATCCTAGAAAGATGTTGTGGTATCTCGAGTATAATCGATGGATCGATCCAGTAAGTTTGCCaggtggtgaaaaaaaatgggcccgaaaaaaaatgattcaaataacCATAGCCAAATTTGTTATTCATAAATTGAGTGAAAATttctgattgaaaaaaaaaattcaaatgaaagaaaaaaaaatatataaataaacaaatcggacaaatgtaaaacaaacgaatttttACAAACAAGCTTTCTATATATcttttttatctttattacccttaaacaaacaaacaagtgACAATAACCGCTTTACGGATcagattgatgattttttttctgttttgttttgttttgttttgataattgataattgataatcgATGAGCGCCAATAATtttatgattgattaaagaatttttcatataatcAGGATCAATGTtcacaatcgattattaCTATCGATATCgaattacacacacacacacagagagacagacagacatCGATTGtatgtttgaatttatttattcgaatcaaaatcattcacTCAAATCAGTGatatatcaaaaattttttttttctccgaaaaaaaatccatttgttTAATTTATTAGTCAGACGGcttagaaaataaaaaatttttttctcttccaaacatcaaaacaaaagatgtgtatgtgtgattGTAAAATCAAAGTATCAAACGCATTTCGTTCATTCACTTgatataatcaacaacaacaacgacgacaacaacatatgCAGACTGCgtgtttgacaatttttttttttttgataattgaaatgagaaataaaatttccaaataaacaacaaaaaaaattgtttcgaaatttgaaacattcattcatcttccaatcaatcattcattcatcgaaaTCGACCGTTTTGGCCTACTTTTTTTAATGCTACTCTCGCATATatggaatttgttgttgttgttgttgttgatatggTGGAACAAATCTTATCTTCTTTattgaaaaagagaaaataaaaaaaaaatttgatacaaTGTTACACATACAGAGTAAGAGACagacattgtgtgtgtgattatccttttttttcttttgacgggaaaatcacttttttttctcatcatcatcatcatcaaatctaaTCGAATAGGATCAATGTTCGTTATGTTTAAtcagatgattttgatgagaTCGATGATCTCACTATTGAGATCTGTGACCTATGAATGGACATATAATGTGTATTGAATAATAGaatcattaaatcaaattccGGGAATAGAATAATATTTTGTAtctatgattgaaaaaagatcgaatcattaataattgtcatcattttgttgttgttgttgtcaatgaaCCGATTGTCAAACATTGTAtcacaatgattatgatgatgatcatcatcaccattatcatcatccattttgaagatttattaattgaatgatcatgatgacatggtaggatttttttttttgtttgaaaaaaaattcacttcTTTGTGCTTCATTCAAAGTTCATCgtcattcataataataaaaataagcacagatgattatgatgatgatgatgatgatggtaaacaacaacaatcagtGAGAAAaattgagtgaaaaaaaaaataaattcgatATGCAAGATATCAAAagacatgaatttttttttttttggttggttggttcgttcgttcgttttgttcatttgtttgtttggattaTAATAgacattttgttttaattttctggatcattttttttctgcccagcaagagaaaaaaaaattgggtcGATCAACGTCTGCTGCTGTTCTATGTTTATGTTGAAATTTCGATTGCTTCGATGatggaaattatttttttttggttgatcatccgcatttttttcccattattgttatcatcaataatgaacgaggccgtttttttttttggtggattCTTGggttttttgatgatttccGACTTCGATGATTGGAAATTTCTGTGGacaattaattcattcgttttattGCTGACTCGAGGTATTTTGATTGTTCTTCATTTGTTGCTGCTTTACAGAAAATTGTAACTGTTCAGTTTTGTGATTTATATCCAGGAAATTCAAATGTATCCATTTCATatccaattgattattatgattaggATGATTATGTGAATGGATaaacataatcattatattatatacatttttaatgttgataagagcaagaaaaaaaaaatttggtcgtttctttttttgagaaTGGAAATATGAAACtttgtttttaaattcattcatgtcgGTATTGTGTCGTTGTGTGTTAATTCACATCCAGTTAGAATGACTACcgatatgttttttttactccatttttccattgataaCACACGATTAGACTAGTTTAAAAgggatgaaaacaaaaaaaaacaaacagaaaaaaaattaaataatttgtacccaaaatgaaaaaaaaaattgtacccaagaaaaaaaacatccatcCATTATCTATAAAGTAAGAAAGTGAAAgcgtaaattttttgtttttttttcaccttaCCAAAGTGGATAATTATTGACCATGGTAATCAGATTTtctcacacacaaacaataattgatgatgatgatgatgatcaaccaCACTCGAGATTGACCGTTGGTGTTCAGCGAAGCTTGATTccctttgattttttttctctgctGTCTTTAACCGCACGCAAATGACAATATTTGAAGACATCCGATGGTAATTGATCATACAATTCATCAGGATGATGAggaaagtggaaaaaaaaatttaattcgatttgatgattcgaaaatgaaaacaaaacaaaaaactgcGCCATCTTTCGGCATGACggcgataattttttttttagtttagaaagcaaaaaacaattcccacggttctaaattttttatgaagaaaaataataatttttctcatgaaaaaaatttatgaaataaTCGAAAGGATTGACAATGTTATCTGGTGTACCGTTAtacgatgataatcaatcaattaatcattgaatgtatCCATTTCCAAGTTTGATATATCAATCAAAGTATGAATCATAGCGATatgaaaatcgaatcgaaaaaaaatgttcgaaTGTTCAAAGTCTAATGagttaatcatcatcgtcatatcGATTCCGGTTCAACTTTCATGATTGATACAAGATGATTCGattttaaaatgaacaaataaaaacgtTGCTTTTGACCATGAAACAACGGTGATTTCTGCTCATGATAATTTCCATTACATCATGAATTAtaatgtaaatgatgattcaatcaattttttttcaatctaaacaaattcaatgtttttgttttcattttgaaacaaaaaatatttcaaattttcgccgtattttaatgattttttctatcatcaatgattaattttcaatgctgaaaaaaaaaattttaaacgtGTTTGGAATGTGGCTAAAagctatatatataatctAACCATAAACGATGATTAGTCccatcattgttttgataatcaaatcatcatcaactaaaTTTACTATTCgtgcaaaatgaaaatccgtattatttcatcgataattttggtggccatcattttgatccaatgtttcgattcaaatgaatcggCCAGTTTATATCAACCATATGATTTGGGTCATTTGATGGTAAGATTCCAACCattgtttatattttgtattttaattccatgtttttttttgtgattacAGGATTTGTTTGACGATTTCGTTGCAGAATGTGATCAAAAATCTGAATCACAgatttttgatatttgtaATGAGGCATTAAatacaatgataatggattGGAATAAAATTCCATTGAATATTAAACGTAATGCCATTCAAGAATGCAAAGATACATATTTATATGTGTGTCATTCAgaacgacgatgacgatgattaattgattgattcgtaattgattttttccaatcaatttatttccatttttcaattcatttcaattt
This is a stretch of genomic DNA from Dermatophagoides farinae isolate YC_2012a chromosome 6, ASM2471394v1, whole genome shotgun sequence. It encodes these proteins:
- the LOC124493502 gene encoding uncharacterized protein LOC124493502, which encodes MKIRIISSIILVAIILIQCFDSNESASLYQPYDLGHLMDLFDDFVAECDQKSESQIFDICNEALNTMIMDWNKIPLNIKRNAIQECKDTYLYVCHSERR